In Plasmodium brasilianum strain Bolivian I chromosome 12, whole genome shotgun sequence, the genomic window ctattttgctatatccgggtctttatttatatttaacacAATCCTAGGAAGTgctatattatgttttaatgCTAATAAcaaatactttaaaaaattaattgtactttgtatatgtatgattATGGTAGTGTgtgtattattaaattttactaataatgaaatctttataattattacattaaGTTTAATAGGGTTTTGGTCAGGTCCTATTCAACCATTAACTGTTGAAATGGCATCTATAACAGTACATCCTATAAGTTCGAATTTATGTACATCAGTACTGCAAGTAATATCACTTAGTGTTAGTGctgtttttatatcattgatatcatatataacaccttatgtacacatttcaatttttttattcaatgTATCCTTTTTTGTGTTAATTATAAGTCTACTTATAAAAacaacacaaaaaaaaagattgtCCCATAACAACCTAACCGTCTCTGTTAGAAGCGGATTAATAAATAGACATACCTTTGACACACAGAAATATACAGATTTCTTTTATAAGGATGATAAAACGGTGCAGTTGTTAAAAAACTATAAGGACTTGTATGCTACCTCAAATCACAAGATTGGGTTAGATGAAAATTACTactttcaaaattatttctcATTATGGAGGAGTAATCCATCGCAACTTCCATATTATGTAGACTGCTCACAGTATCTTCAACATGCTCAATGGGATATCACTCCTTTTTCGCCTGTCACTCCTGTAACACCTACCACTCCTATCGTTCCTATTACCCCTATTAGTCCTATTGCTCGAATCTCTGCATGTTTACCTAGAAGCACCTCCAAATGTGCAAAGAAGTCAAGGAAATTTTAtcttaatataaaagaacaaGCGAATTGCGCCACTGAGGATTTGTACAGATTTCATCTGAGTGATAAACtggatattaaaaatttaaaaaaagagcttttattttataatcaaAAAATGGAAGGTTCCAATGAAGAAtctaaattttattctaGATTTTATAGAGATGACTATGGTCAGCCATTCCATTTTGGTAAAGATAGGAATACTACTTTTAAGTACAACTCATACTAGTTCGCACTTAAACAAGATTTGTTAATTTGCATAAAGGGAACCTCATCATTTTACTCTTACCGTAATACGTTTTGAATATTTCTACCATTATTCTTATGGACTAATAGCTTATTTGCTTTAGCCACTTTTGCTTATGTGCGTGTTTCTTTCTGAACTTCAAGCGTCTAGGTTTTCCTGCGCGTTTGTATTCGTATCCGAAttatcttttgtttttttttttttttttttttttttaactaagCGTAAATGATGCTACTCCATTTTgcctattttgttttatttcctCCTTCCAGCAGGTAGTTATAGTACGTGCAAAATGTGCACCTTCAGCTATTTCATCATATCTGTGGTATTCAGCTTATTCTTACAATGCTTCATATACTACATACTCTGCTTATACtgctcattttttaaaaaaacgaaatatgTTTGAAATGCAGGCGAATGGTTATGAAACACCATTGCGCTAAAGCAGTTAATCAGCTTCGTCTGTTTTAATTTCAAGTGAAATTTCTCAAAATTATGCAAAATTAcataacattttaatttatttattcattatttatatatttttttttttttttttatcgagctaaaaaaattttaaaagtggATGGGAAGAATTCATAAATGCATTTTTGTGTTCATTaactttcattttatttttttcgaaaattatttttatataacttttaACTCTTGCCCCTTAAGGCCTAAAAAAAATCGCTGCAGCTCATATTTCCTACTCATAgcaacatgtatatataattttttgaaagggggaaaaacagtaaaaaaaaaaaaaaaaatatatatatatatatataaatactaattacatacatatatgcccGTGCACAGTTATAACCAAACCCTTACATACTCGTCCTTCATTTCTTATTACCCTTTTTTGTTTGACATAATCATCTAAAATTTTTGTCgatcataatttttactaagtatggaggaagaaaaaatatattaaaataaaaaagcaacgtaaaaaaagggggatctaattattataaaaatcgcgattttattttattccattctgttttattctttttttatgatatccTATGTATGAGGAAATTCATTCTAAAGTGCAGtgttttcctattttttgtTTGATTAAAACTTGGTAAATTTTTAGCATGCACATTTTTTAGTTCCTCGTCATTGTAATTTAGCCTGAATGCACCACACGCgtttctatatttaaaaaaaatctatAATTATGTcataaaaataggaaaagcaaagtaatataaaaatggaaaagttTTCTTAACTTTtctaaatatacataaataacaCAAGCTCTGTAAAAAAAACGACGTAATTCTAAAAATGCCTACTCCGTTCTAGGacctcatatatatattattcatatttatatttacatttatatttacatttacatttacatttacatttacatttatatttatatttacatttacattcacatttacatttacatttacatttacatttacaattatatttacatttacatttatatttatatttatattcatgttaatgtttatatttattttttttttttttttttttaaattatttgtgTCTTTAGACAAGAAATTctaagtaaaattaaaaaaaatatatttttttttacaaaaaaacgTACACTAAGCGTTTCCAAAATACATGaaattaagaatatttaattaaatcttttcattttttcctttggcTTCCTTCTTAAGTTACGTCTTACATATGTGAATAAAAAACACATCCTCTAAaacgattttttttttttttttttctgtgaTATTCTACGAATGCTGTTTCTAAAACTACTCTattttagaagaaaaaaaaaatttaagttatatttttaacacaAATACTGAAAAGAAACCATTGCCTTTtgctctttttcttttcttttttttaaatatatgaatattacacaatttaaaaaaaaagtaaaagagaaagaaaacaCGCttacctttttaaatataagtgTAATTATGAGtagaattaatttaataaccACAAAGGAGGTATCTGAAATTGTCAGCTGGTATACTCACGTCTGTGCCGGGACTATGCAAGGGTATAGAGCAACGGAGGAAGAtgtaatatgaaaaatttcaattctacttttattagttttttttctctGTCCCTCTGTgtgcttatatatttacatatttgtatgttaACCTATTTTCCCTTCTTTCATGGGCCTCTTCCACCCATATGACtcacgaaaaaaaaaaaaaaaaaaaaaaaaatatgcacttTTTTTCAGAATGAGCTCtagttttaaatattatcttGATAAATGATACGATCAAATGAATGTCTTTACTTAATTCAAACTTTTTGTGTTTTAACTTCCATTTTgcataatttgaaaaaaaaagaaaaataagaaaaaagaccTAATTTTGGCTTGTcggaaaatattatgaatgaAACAGaacatgaacatatatatatatatatatatatatatatatatatatatatatatatatatatatatatagaagcgtaattttttttttttttccctagGCAACGGTTATATTAGCGActctaaaaaattttccgTCATGCAGGTAGAACAATACTCATTTgtgtaattttaaataaaaaatatattttttatttttctgaaaATGATACAAGtacattaaatttttagtacagtatttctttttttttcaagattATTTCACTTTACGGTTACAAATGCTACACCTGCTTCATCATTTCGTTTCgctgctttattttattttattttatttttacacaaTCAAGGATGTGCACTATATTTGATGGGTAAATTTAGGGAAATACAGTAACCActggaaaaaaacaaaaaaaatataatgaaatacaaatacatgcatatgcactaaatgtatatatatatatgcatatatgtgtattatttCTCAATATGCTACATTTGTTGAAGAACGTACAGTATctatttacatacattttaGCCATATAGGAAAAGAAACAGCTTTATATTGCGCTCGAAATATAGCTGATTTCATAGGTGCCTTTTTAAAACtaaaaagatattaaaacAATAACCCGCTTAaattgtacataatatatatatatcatatgaaggcataatttatacttttcataattatataaaaaataatttttttgttataggTAATTGCCAATCCTTAAATGTTCACAACATAACAAACGCGTGTATACAGCTGGACAATGAAATTTtgagtaaaatttttattttacaaaaaacataggaaaaagataatatacacatgtttaggattcaattttatttcgttatgcgttataaaaacaatatactTGTTCTTATAGCACTTCattacattattttcatGCGCATGTGtgtttatgtgtatttatgtgtgtatatgcatatgaatACCTATATCTATATTCATGCTTGTATTTTCCCATATAGCAGAATtgtgttattattaaatccgttgtaaattatgaatatacgCAAATCTGTgcatttttctaattttaaataatttttattcatcattttttaggTAGTAATTTTGCTAATAGTGGATCTACAGGTAAAAGACATAaggactttttttttaatttttaaaataaagctTGAACAATATTTGAATAAAGATCAAAGAAcctacaaaaaataaaataaattaaataaattcaaaattaaataaaataaaatcgaGTAAAACGAATAAAATCGAGTAAAACGAATAAAATCGAGTAAAACGAATAAAATCGAGTAAAATCGAATAAAATCGAATAAAATCGAATAAAATCCAATTAAATCGAATAAAATCGAATAAAATCCAATtaaatcatataaataacggaaatgtaaaaaataagcaaaaataattatctgTTAATGTTTTACTACTTacaaatttcctttttttttttagcaatAATTGCAATAATTGAGAAAATTATGgacaaaaatgtttttaagcTTTATATATGCAACTTGGGTAACACTGAGAATATTTGAAgtcataaattattttacttcgTTCTGTCAAACAAGTGGCTGTTCGTTGAGTAGTGTAGACAATTTGTAAACATACGTGTGTACGAACATAcgcatttatatttttattatgtatctATTTATGTACgcatttatgtttttattatgtatcaatttatgtttttattatgtatctATTTATGTAcgcatgaatatatatattatgtatgtatgtatatatatataaatgcccACACAATTACATAAGTATGCACGTATGCCCATGTGTATATTTGGCAATGCGAGTTTCATCTCTTTCGTTCCTTGTTACATATACGTTGTTTATAAACCTGTTACTTCTCCacttttgtaaatattatcaATTGTAATTTACAATTTGGTTATGTTATGTAAGGAGATTCTCGGGCAATGCTAATAAAGAACGACGGTTCATTTATTTCGTTAAGTGAAGATCATAAAccttataataaaaaagaaaaggaaagaatTGATAAAATAGGAGGATTTGTTGAAAATGGTAGAATACTTGGATACATTGGTGTGTCAAGATCATTCGGGGACAAAGTAAGCATCAAGGATGATATGCTCTAAgacattataaaaataaagcaaaataataataatatggatgataataattatagtatttattattattgtttattaattcacgtcttttcttttttttttttaatattctcaTCAAAATAGCTAAATATATCTACTTCTCTTAACGGTTGAGtatttattgaaaattcttttttgttcataaaaatttccatttatagaaatataagaGGTCAAGTTCTCCGTATAATCCGCACGAGACGATGATAACATGCATACctgatataaaaattttttatgcaaATTCTGATGATATTTTGCTTTTAGGATGTGATGGAATATTTGAAATGCTTTCATGGAATGATGTGGCAAAATATAGTTTTGAATGCATCAATAGATATACGTTAAGTGATGctgtaattaatattatagatTATGCCTTATTATCAGGGTCTAAGGATAATATAAcaattcaaataataaaattttttaatgatgaGGTAGAGAATTTCCATTTTAGAGAAATGTTGATACCAAGTGTATATATCCATAATGAGAAAGTatcaaaatatgaattttatggacagtttttaaataaatataatataaatgataaaaatatgatcaACAACTTAATGGAAAATTGTACtgaaattaaagaaaaatgttattCTATTGAaccatttttaaaagaaatcagagaaaataaaaatgcccATATCATATTGAATAGACGGAATAACAAgaagataaaatatttaacattGCCTATACTACAAGAAGATCTTGAAACAAATAACGtttttaacaaaatggaTCAGGATGATTTTAATAACATGAGAGAGTTTTTTAGAGAATTCGACAGAAAAGTTGAAATAAcgaaatgttaaaaaaaaaaaaaaaaaaggtgaaaACACATAACTCATCAAGAAGGATTTCACAtgtgtatattaatatgtttatacattGCACATATCGGTACTTAAATAAGTATGTGTGTACGTGTGTACGTGTGTACGTGTttgcatatgtacacacgCAAATATGCAGTGTAAACATTACAGTATGACAAATTGAGTTAGtggaaaaaattgaaagagTACAACAACTTATTCTTGGGAATTCATAATAAGCCATAAATATGTTCAATGAAATAAGCgatgtattatttaaaaaaaaaaagaaaaaacagcatataataattgttgtatataatatccttaaaaataaatgaatagtTGCGTGTTTAATCATTAACATATAAGTTGGGGCTAATTAAGACATgcgtatgtgtatacatatatatatatatatatatagtatgaACGAACAAATAGTgaacttaaaaatttattaagatACTATGATACCTTAATTTCGGATATGCttaaaattaagtaaatacaaataaaaataaaaatggttctatttataaataaaaacaactATACCTTTGTACTTAACATATCTTCTAGCAAAAGGTTTAAGCTGTAAATAAGAGGGGTCTATCTAATATATACTGCAGGGATTTTCATgagaatgataaaaaaaaaaaaaaaaaaaagagagaaaagatataaattagtaataaaaataaataatatattaaaacagaaacaaatatattaataaaacgaCATAGTAAGAAAAATGTGTCTGTTCTTTACTTATTGGTATGTAACCTAGTATATGTAAACACAACAGTAGTGAATATTTCTGTGAAATGCTATACATACAAAATTAGGagatgaataaaaaatgtgtacaGTATAATagttaataaaaagttattttactactagaattattattttattaacgGTAACCTATAACATATAATCAGTTCGATTTAATGTACATTTTGACATCTATTGGCTAGTATTGTTATAAATGAGCATATGTTTTACTACGCAAATATGTGTAATTGTAATAAAGGaaggctttttttttttttttttttttacaaagactaataagaatattatatgtatgagAATACATACGCTACTGTTGATTGttgaacgaaaaaaaaaagatatatatatatatatatacatacatacatgtattttCTTTACACCTCTTCTATATCTTAGTAATTTTATagtttacaaaattttattacttatataccagttctttttttttttttttcttaagcATAAAATTGTTGATTAAATGTAATTTGTTCACgcagtatgtatgtatgtatgtatgtatgtatgtatgtatgtatgtatgtatgtatgtatgtatgtatgtatgtatgtatgtatgtatgtatgtatgtatgtatgtatgtatgtatgtatgtatgtatgtatttagcgcaaatgtaaaaatacGTAATTTGAAAAGGtactatatacataaatgtttctcgaaaaaaaattgtgaagTGTTGtaagaaaaatacatactGTTCTTAATTTGTTAACATTGAAAtgtttaaagaaaaaaaacaagttttactataaaatgcttacatattttataatactaTGTTTAGTGTATTTTATCTTTAGACATACATGTGTGTATTCCCAGTTCTGATTTATATGTTTTcccgcttttttttttttttttttttttttttttataaaatgttatCCTTACCAAACAAAGTAGCTAAAAACTAGGAAGTTCTTACGTTTTTTCTGAACAGTTAAGgataattacataaaagatgttatatttaaatggctatatgaaaaaaaaaaaaaaataaataaatgtaaagtGTGGAATGATGAACTATGTATTACGAATTCTTATTATAGAGTAAGGGCTTTTGTCATAAAAAATCATGACGCATTCatagtttatttaattatcaTCAGCATTGTAGAATTTATAAcctacatgtatatgtaaggATGTATATATTCCCCATAATGTGTATTTATTGCGGCCAAGTTATTTTTCCTAATTCACAATTTTCCACTATATAATGTCCATTAAGTGAATTTACAcagtatatacatgtgtacacacatatatatatatatatatatatacgtaaatatatatatacagatattttttttttttttttttttttttttggcaaAAATGGTTAGCTATTATTTCTTATGTCTTAATCCAAAATTAAGTagattaaattaatattttcttcctttttgcacttcctcttttttttttttttttttatttttttttattttttttatttttgttgttgttattgtGAAGTATACATAAAGTAAttcttatttcattttataaattttgtttgttattttgcgtgatatataataaattcaggatatttttataaattgcaAATATTTGACTGAAAGTTTTAGTggctttatatttataaatcttggcgaattttataaattatttgcgttacatacacacatatacccatacatacatatacatatatatatatatatatatgtatttacttTTACGGTGCTGTTTCCACTATGCAAAACTTCAATTTTGTTCCACAAATAGACAACAAGGTGAATGTTGTTCAACCACAACCCTTTCAAATGTATATTCCTAATCATAATGTAATGTTTCCTCAAACATATACTGATAACACACAGCATTATAACCAACCGATATTTTTCGAGCCATTGCCACcaatatatgttaaaaatcAGTTATTGCCTTCTCCAATTTTGGTGCAAATGCCAACGACAGTAGTTGTTCAAAATGAGTCTCAGCCAGCAATGGTACTTAGCCAACCTCCCTCAAATATCGTAGTAAAAAACAACCCACCCACGTCCGTTTTTGTTAAACAATCTAACCCTAATGTAgttgtaaaaaatgaagctCCACTAAATTATGTGCAAAGTCTTGATATTTGCCAAGACGCAGTAGTAACAGATATGAATCGCCCAGGCATGACATCACTAAGTAAAAGTATGTTGTAAACGTAGAAAGGaaggaaggaaaaaatagGACGTAAGAAGAAGGAATTAGGAAGTGGGGAGAAAGAAGGGAAGGAAGTTATTCGCATATGAGCCAGATCAGTGACATATGGAACAATTTTAGcaaaggaagaagaagaagaagcagaacaacaacaacaaaaacaacaacaaaaacaacaacaacaaaaacAACAACAAAAACAACAACAAAAACAACAACAAAAACAACAAGAACAAAAACAACAAGAACAAAAACAACAAGAAAGAAGTGAAGTACAGTACAGTGAATGAAGTGCTACATGTGATGTCAACATGTTAGGggaaataatacaatataaatatacataaaaagaatatcatattattattagatatTTACGCTTCTCCGTTTCTATTACATAAATACTAACTTGCTTTCAT contains:
- a CDS encoding protein phosphatase PPM3, whose product is MLIKNDGSFISLSEDHKPYNKKEKERIDKIGGFVENGRILGYIGVSRSFGDKKYKRSSSPYNPHETMITCIPDIKIFYANSDDILLLGCDGIFEMLSWNDVAKYSFECINRYTLSDAVINIIDYALLSGSKDNITIQIIKFFNDEVENFHFREMLIPSVYIHNEKVSKYEFYGQFLNKYNINDKNMINNLMENCTEIKEKCYSIEPFLKEIRENKNAHIILNRRNNKKIKYLTLPILQEDLETNNVFNKMDQDDFNNMREFFREFDRKVEITKC